The genome window GGCAAAAACATACAAATTGATCGATTAAATGATAAAAGTATTGAAATCGCATGGTTCCTTTGGTAAAATAACTTTTGTCCACTTTAATGTAATTGCATATATTCCTAATTTTTATCTAGAGAATATTTATCTATGCTAAACTTAATTTGAATCATAACCTTTTTAGGAGGTGAAAAAATGGCTAATATTAAATCAGCAATCAAACGTGTTGACATTAACGAAAAGAAACGTGTGCTTAACCAATCTAAAAAATCAGAAATGCGTTCAGCAATTAAAAACGTTGAAAAATTAGTTGAAGCAAACGACGTTGAAAATGCAAAAGTTGCATTGAAAAATACAATTAAACAAATTGACAAAGCTGTTCAAAAAGGACTTATCCAACAAAACAGTGGTAACCGTCAAAAATCTCGTCTAACTAAAAAAGTAAATAACTTAGGCGCATAATAAAAAAACGATCCGACTCCGGATCGTTTTTTTATTGTGCGCTAAGATATTAAATCAAAAAGTAACAGTTCAAATGCGAGCTCTTTTTCCATTTTACCCTGTTTCATTATTTGGTCTGCATCTGCTAACCTAATCATAATGCCTTCTAATTTCTTAGTAGAAAATTTATTTTCTCTGCTCATAGCAATTTTAATCACATAAGGATGCAGTCCTAATTGTTTTTGCATTTGAAATTGCGAGTATCCTTTTAATTTTAGTAACTTGACACGTAATATTGTTCTGAACTGAAAGGCAAGTAGCCCTATTAAGGCGATTGGCTCCTCTTTCATTTTTTCAAGATCCTTGAAAATCGAAATTGCTTTATGTAAATTTTTTTCAATCACTGCATCAACGAGCCGTAATGCGGAGCTATTTGAAGTTGGAGCAATTAATTTCTCTGCCACTTCTATTGTGACTATACCGTTTTCTCCTACATATAATGCAAGCTTCTCTAATTCTTCCTTAAGTAGTCGAAGGTTTGTAGATAGCTCCGTCTCAATCAGGTCATATATATCTTTATCGAGTGTTATTTTTAAATCATCTGCTAACATTTTGATCCATTTAGCTACTTCACTATCTTTAATGGGTTCACAATTTGCTACTACCGTATTATTCTTCAAAAGCTTACTAAGCTTCTTCCGCTCATCAATCTTCTCATACGGTGCAATCAGAACGAGAATGGAATAGTCAACCGGGTTACTTATATATCTCGAAAGTGCTTCTAAATCGTGTTCAAATGGTAACTTATCAGGTTTCGCTTTTAAAAATACAGGATTTGTAGCGATAATTAATTTTTGTCCACCAAAAAATGGATAAGTTTCTGCATCAGCTATTACCTCCTGAATTGAGGTCTCTTCTAAATCATAAATAAATAAATTCTCTGGATTATCTTTAAGTATATTTGCAATTAACTGCATACGTAACCGGTCGAGAAAATAAGCTTCAGAACCATATAAGAAATATACTGGCGCAATTTGTTGTTTTTTTACTTGCTTCATTACTTCCATAAACGACATTCATTCTCACCTCAGGACATGTATATAACTAATGGTAAAGCGGAAGTTCAAGAATAGCAAGCAATAATTAGCAAGAAGCTTGCTGATGAAAAAAGCTTCTTGCTGATATCTATATAAACATGTAACAGCCAGCCCTAGAAACCAGTTATTACACGGTATTTTATTACGTATAGTTTATGTCATCTAAGTAAAAGTATCGCAGTTAAGTTTTACTAAAAGCGGAAGTTGAAGTGAAAAATCTACCATACCCAATAGAATTAAATGCATTTTATATACAATGGTGGATTTTTTTTTGAATATACTTTATACTATGATTGATATAGGAGGGGTAGATATGAACGAATTTGAGAGAGACCCACAGTCTAGGAATAATGATGTTGTCGACTCTATTCACGGATTTGTTTGGCCATTTCTTTTCTTTGTTTTCATTTTCGCAATTGGGGTAGTTATAAGTGTGTTTGGGCAGTAAATATCTACATATGATCTTTTTGGTAGTTAAGAAAGTATAAAATATTTCTTACTACATAAGTGCAACTAAGGCTGTCACCTAAAGGATTGGTTAAACCTTAGTTTTCTAAGAAGAGACTGTAAGCGCAGTCTCTTTTTAACTTTCTATTTCGGGACAGCTTTACGGTAAAAATGTAAAGAAGGTTCCATCTCTTCCATTAAATCTGTACTGTACTGCTCCATCCATATCCGTCCGCAGAATATAAATTCCTTTTTCTTTCAAGTCTGCCAATACCTCGCTTGTCGGATGTCCATACATATTATTTTCTCCAACGGAAATCAAACCGACATCAGGCTTTAGTTGGTCTAAAAATCCCTTATCACTTGATGTATTGCTCCCGTGATGAGCAACCTTTAGCACATCAGCCCTTAAGTTAGGATATGCATCCATTATTTCCTTTTCCTGAGATTTGCTAATATCTCCAGTAAAGAGCCAGTTATTCCCACCTAATTCTGTATACAGCACAAGCGAATTCTCGTTATTAGAATAGTGATTTTTATTCGGTGCAATAACATGGAATTTTTGTCCCTGTATCACTATCGAATCATCTCGATTTACTTGTTCAATGCTAATATTGTGTTTTTTAAATTGCTGTAAATCTTCGTTCGGCAGTTTAAAATAGTCACTAACAATAATCTTTTCGACTTCAAAATCTTCTAACATATGTGCGACACTTCCGGTATGGTCGATATCCTCGTGTGTTAAAAATAACGCATCAATTTTTTAATTCCTCTAGAATAGAAATAAGGTTTGATTATTTCCTCTGAGATCGAATCGGTTGCCTGCATATCCTCGAAGTTAAACTTTGCACCAGCATCAATCATAATTACCCCTTTACGATAAGGAAGTTCAATAACAAAAGCATCTCCTTGCCCAATATCAAGCATCGTTACAGTACCAAACGGTGAAAAATACGGGCGCAACGCAGCTACGCAGATTAAAATCGGCAAGAAAATACCAATCATAAAAGATTGTTGCAGTTTTTGACGTGCCAGCTGGTCCATAAAGACAAAAAATAGTATAAAGTAAATAATTGCGAAGATTGTAGAAACAGAGCCAATTATAAAGGGAGAATCCGCGACCTGATCGACCCACCTGACAAAGTTGATAACAGAATAGTGTACTTTTACAAATAGTATATCAATAATGTGCGGAAATGCTTTCGGTAAGAATGATATTGGAAGAAGAATATACATTAATGGTATTGCAAAAATAGAAAAGTATGGGACAACAATGACATTCAGTAGAATAGATAATGGCTGCAGCATAGAAAAGTAAGTAAACTGTAATGGAATGATCATCATTTGTGAAACAAAACTTATTTGCAGGGTTTGCATTAATAAGGAGTTAGAATTCGCAAGCCAATTCTTTGATAGTAAAAGTCCAAATGTAACGAGAAACGATAACTGAAAGCCTATATGATGAATAATATATTTATCAGCAAGTATAAGAAATATAAACGTAATGGAAAGTACATCTATAATACTAAATTTAAGCTTAAATTGATTAATTAGGATAAAAATCATAACCATCATACAAGCACGCCAGACGGAAGGCTCCCCACCTGCGAGGATACCGTAAACAGGAAGAAAGAGTAAGACAATGAATTGTGCTTTTTCTTTCGTAAAAAGATTAAGTTTTATTAATAAGAAATAAATAAGTGTAAGTAGTAAAGCAATATTGGAACCAGAGATTGCAATAATATGAGAAAGGCCCCATCTTTGAAATAAATCTACAGTCTCATCTGGTAATTTGGAATCATCACCTAGTACTAAAGAGGTTAACCATGAAGATGTCTCTAAACTAACTTTACTCTCAACGAAAGAAATTAAATTAGAACGAACCTTATAAAATCGATTAATGAAACTAGCTCCGTGGCATTTTATATCACTCGGTAAATCTACTATGACCTGATGCGTAATCCCTTTCGATAATAAATATGCCCGATAATCGAATTGTCCCGGATTCCGACTTGTACTGGGGTGCTCCAATTCTCCATTTATTACACAAGTTGCTCCATGCTTTAATATTTTGATTTCATTCTTAAAATCCGCTTGGTTGGTATTTGGTTTAGGAAAGATAACTACGAGGAGTTTGGATTCTAATTGTTGTTCGTGAAACGTAAATTCCACTCTATTATCAGTGATTAATATGTCACTTCTAATGCTACCTTTTAATAGCTCATATCCAACAGGTATTAAAGCTGTATGATCTTCTTGTTTGTCAAATTGAGGAAGGTAGGATAAGAAAAATAGGAAGATGGTCAAAGAAAAAAGGACGTGAATTTTCGTTAGCCGACCATCAAAATATAAATAACCTACCCATAGGAAGAAGCCAATTGAAAAAATCAAATGAAATTGGACGGTCAAACAGGCTATAGCAACAGAAATAGCAGCAATATGCCAATACCCCTTCAAATCTAGTGCACCTATTTATTTATTAGAAAATAGATTTTCAGCTTCTTTTTTAAATCCAGCTACTTCCTCTTTATCCACTATCGAATCATCTAATTTGTCAATTAGTCGGGTAACAAGTGCTGCTTTTTCTTGATAGTTGGTATCAACAGCTAAATAATTTAATTGCACTTTTTCAGTTTTAACTCCTGCTTCTTGAAACAGCTCTACAGCATACGGATGATTGCGATAGTCTTCAGCATAATAGACAGAATTAATACCACTTTGAATCAGCTGTTTACAACATTGCAGACACGGGAAATGCGTAACGTAGATTGAAGCATTTTCGGTCGGCACACCAAATTTGGCACATTGCAATAATGCATTTGCCTCTGCATGTACTGTCCGTACACAATGTCCATCAATGACATAGCAGCCATCGTCAATACAATGCACACTGCCTGAAACACTTCCATTATATCCACCTGCAATAATCCGATTATCCCTAACGATGGTTGCACCAACCATTAATCGAGTACATGTGCTTCGAAGTGCTAATAAATGGCTTTGTGCCATAAAATACTGATCCCAAGAAATTCTTTCCATCAGACTCTTCCCCCTTATATTATCTCTATTAGTTTACATGTAAACATGAAAAGTCGTCAATTCATGCCGTTATATTAAAGCATAAATCACTTCTTTCTATTATGGAACCTGTATACTATCTTTCATATTTTCTAACGTTTTCTCCCCGATACCAGAAACTTCTAGTAAATCTTCAACCGTTTGAAAAAAACCATGTTCATCACGGTGAGCAATGATGGCCTGTGCTTTAGATGGTCCGATACCATTCAAATTTTCGATTTCTTCTTGGGTTGCATAATTAATTCTCACCTTTCCAGAATCATCACTTGAACTCGCCGCTAAAGCAGTTTGTTCTCCAATTTTTGGTATGACAAGGATCATTTCATCTTGTACCTTCTGCGCAAGATTTACACCTGTTTGATCCGCATCAGCAGTAAACCCACCTGCTTTAAGAATGACATCATTTACACGTGAATCGAGACTAATTTCATACACACCTGGCTTCAGTACCGCACCTTTAACATCGATAACAGCAAAAGAATTCTCATTTACAGCTGGATCTGCTGATAGCAAATTTTCATCTGGCTGTGAGTTTTCAGCAAGGTTTACAGCATTTAATTCATCCTCCACTTCTTCAGTGTCATCTGTAAAGAAGAAAAATAAAATAATAATTAAAACAACAATCACAAAAAAGGCATATCTCTTGATATTTTCAATCATGTGGAGTCACTTCCTTTTGCATCTTTCGTGGAATATGTGGATAATGCGGCGGAAACATCGGAAAAATGGAAGATATTACACGCAACTATTACTATTATTCGACAAGAAATTAAAAAGTCCTGCTAACAAAAAAAGATCGGATAATTCACTTATCACGATCTTTTTTCTGCTATAAAGAAGATTCTTTCTGATTGTTCATTTATATTATGTTCTTTTAATGAGAAATCTGCATAGATATTTATCTTTCCAAAGCCTGCAGCTTCTAGTAATTTTTTATAAAAGTTTACTGAATAGGTTCGTTGATGATGATATTCATCAAAACGAGCATAGTGGTCCCCTTCTAATGAAAAGAAGGTTAACTCGTGAAACATCTCTCCAGGTTCGTCCCCTCCTGAGCAAAACCAGATGTAGGATGTATCATCAGTTACATCTGCAAAGGTTTGATTCACGTAATTGTTCTCGATATGCTTGAGCGCATGAACATCAAACAAAAATAATCCTCCAGCTTTCAACGCCTTTGCAACTCTTACAAATACTTCCTTAATGTCATCTTCAGTCGTAATGTAGTTCATTACATCGCAGAAACTAATTGCTGCATCAAGATTTGTTAGTCCTTCCAGCTCCTTTAAATCCTGATGGAGCCATTGTATAGAAACATCTCGTCCACTCGCTTTATGCTCTGCATACGCAAGCATATCAGAGGAGTAATCGACGCCTGTCATCACATAGTCTCTTTCAGCTAATTTAATCGTGATTTCACCTGTCCCACATCCGAGGTCTGCGATAACCTTCACTTGCTTACCTGATTTTTGAATCGCGTCTATTGTAAAATCAATCCAAGCATCATATGGAGCGTCACGCATTAATTTATCGTATACATAAGCCATTTGCTGATAAGCCATAATTCTTAACCTTCTTGCCCAATTTGTAATGGCACTCTTGCAGCATCTCCCCATAAACGTTCCAAATTATAATAACTACGTTCCTCTTTATGGAAAATATGACAAACAACATCACCGATATCTACTAGAACCCAGCGGGCTTGTTCAAACCCTTCCATTCGTTTTACATGGATTCCTTCTTCCTCAACACGATCTTGAATTCCTCTCGCAATCGCTTGTACTTGTCTTTCCGTATTTCCATGACAAATTAAGAAATAATCTGCAATTAAAGATACTTCCTTCATATCCAATGCGATAATTTCCTCTGCACGTTTATCATCAGATGCTTCTGCAATTAATTGTACTAATTCATGGTTTTTCATCTAGTCAATTACCTCCATTTACTTTTTTGTCCAGCTCCAGCACCCAGCGACTAGCGAGACTTCCCTCGCCTCCGTACGATAAGTCAACATCGACTTCCTTTGATCGTCGTGTTTCCTTTATCTCCTACGGCTCAGTCCAGTCCTTACAGGCGCTAAACGGCTGCCTGCGCTTTTTTAGTAAAATCATTATATGCATAAAACGAATCAGGGTAGATTGTTACATTTTTTTTCATCAGGTAATTTATTGTATTTTTGGAAACTAAAAAGCATGCATGTAATAAATCCTGTTCCGCTACTTCCCTTACTTCGTCTAACCCTGGGAAACTTCTCCCTGGTTCAATATAGTCAGCCAAATAAATAATCATTTCAAATTTACTCATATTGGCTCTACCAGTTGTATGGTAATGAATCGCGTTTTTAATATCTGCGTCCGTTATTCCATGTTCCCGTTCAATTAACAATGATCCGACTGGTCCATGCCATAATTCATGATGGTAGTCTAATAAATCCTTTGGCAATGTACTCTCTTTAATCCAACGAGCCATTTCATCCAATGACCGATACTTTGCATAATCATGAAAAATCGCTGCAAGTTCCGCCTTTTCTGCTGATTCGCCGAATCGATTTGCCAGTTTGACCGCTGTTTCTGCTACACGTAATGTATGCTCCATTCTCGCTTTAGTCAAATGGGGCTTAACAATATTAATTGCTTCATTTTTGTCCATATAACTTATTCTCCCTAATGTAGTTGGTTACCACATCTGGAACCAGATATTTTACCGATTGGTGGGATCGTAATCTTTTCCTTAGCATGGAAGAAGAAATATCGATTAGTGGTATATCAACTTCAATAACAGGATATTCTGTTTTTAGCTTGTATCCCGAACGCTTCACCCCTACAAATTGTACTACGCTAACCAATTCATCTATTCTATGCCAATGCGGTAAATATTCAACCATATCCGCTCCAATAATGAAGTAGAATTTATCATCCGGAAATTCGTTTGTCAACGTACGCATCGTATCAAAGGTGTAAGATTTTCCCAAACGCTCGATTTCAATCGAATTGATTTTGAAGAAAGGATTGCTATCTAATGCCTGATCCAGCATATTGATCCGATCCGTCGCACTAGTTTTCGTTTCATTTTTATGTGGGGGTGTATAGGTTGGAATAAACCATATTTCCTCCAGTTCTAATGTCAAGCGGACCTCTTCCGCGATTAATAAATGTCCCAGATGTGGCGGATCAAATGTTCCGCCCAATATGCCGATACGTCTCATGATAAACTCCTTTATATAACTTATCTTTCAACAAGTTATTATGGTAACTGTATTTCCTTATGTTCTTCCGATTCTCGATAAAGGACAATATTATTACCAATTATTTGCACGACCTCTGCAGCTGTGCCCTCTGATAATTGTGTTGCGACCGTATTTTTATCATCTGCACAATTCTGAAGAATACTTACTTTTAAGAGCTCTCTTTTTTCTAAAGCTTCACCGATTTGCTTTACCATATTTTCATTGACACCTTCCTTACCAACTTGAAAAATTGGTTTCAAATGATGAGCCTTTGAACGTAAAAATCTTTTTTGCTTCCCTGTTAACATATTATCTTCCTTCCAAAATAAGTTGTAGTTCCTCGTCCATATTTTCTGTTGATACACGCTGCCCTGTCCAAATTTCAAATGCAAGCTGTGCTTGATATAGCAGCATCGTATGGCCAAAATGGATTTGTGCACATGCCGCTTCAGCCTGCATTAAGAAGTTTGTCTTTAACGGCTGATAAACAATATCACTCACAATGACTGGTTTATTCAACCCTTCAAGCGAGATAATTGACTGATCCGTTCTTGGCTTCATTCCAACAGATGTAGTTTGGATTATCAAGTCATATTGATTAATCGATTGTTCTGCTTCCTCTAATGATAAAATCTTCGTTGTTGTATCGTCTGTTGCAAGCATTGCAATATCTTCTGCACTTGCCATTGTACGATTTGCGATATCAATATGCATGAACCTTTCTTCTGTAAATGCGCAAAATATCCCACGTGCAGCTCCACCAGCACCAAGGATTAAGATGCGAATTGATTTATCATGGCCAAAATTAGAGAACTTACTTTCAAGCGAACGTAAGTATCCTCTTCCATCAGTATTATACCCCTTCCAAATACCATTTCTGTTCACTACCGTATTCACTGCCCCCATTTTCTGAGCGATAACATCCAATTCATCTAAGAAAGGAATTATTTTCTGTTTATATGGCACGGTAATATTAAAACCATCTATTTCCTTTGCTTTCATATTCATGATTCTCTCAGCAAAGTCCGCTTCTAAGTCAATTTCATTCTTTATATATGTTCCCTGCAGCTTGCTTCTTTTAAAAAACTGTTCATGGATCCATGGTGAAATTGAATGCTTGATTGGAAAACCAATCAGCTCAAACTGGAATCCCATCATACTCCCCCCCTTAAAGAAGTGATTTTCTGATCGATACTGCTACACCCTTCGGACTATGAGCAACAATGGTTGCATCTTGTGAAATACTTACCCAGCCCAAACCTGGGAAAACAATATCTGTTTTTTCTCCTGAAATACGAAACGTGCTCTCTGTTAATTTCGGTAGTCTAGAAAGAGATTTCTCATTTGGTGGTGATAACAGCTCCCCAACATGATTCTCGTACAACTCATCTGCTTTTTCTACTTTTGTCCGATGAATTGGGAGTTCATTGGAGAAATAACAAACAAGGGATTGTCTATCACCTTTAATAAAATCGACTCGAGCCAACCCGCCAAAGAATAAAGTTTGTCCACTATTTAATTGATAGATTCTTGCCTTAATTTCACTCTTTGGTGTAATTAATTTTAAATCCTCTTTGGAAATATAATGGGCAATTTGCTGTTTATTCACGATACCAGGTGTATCAATTAATGATGAATCATCGTCAAGTGGGATTTCAATAAATCCGAGGGTTGTCCCTGGAAAGTAAGATGTCGTAATGACATCGTTGAAACCTGTCGTATGTTTAATTAATTTATTGATGAATGTTGATTTTCCAACATTTGTCGTTCCAACAATATAAACATCCTGATTATTTCGGTAGTGCTCAATCTCTCCCATTAATTCTTCTATTCCATGTCCCTTTACAGAAGAAATTAGAAATACATCGAGCAGCTTAATCCCTGCTTCTTTCGCTTGTGTTCTTAGCCATTGCATCAATCTACGATGGTTCGTCGATTTCGGCAATAAATCCATTTTATTTCCAACTAATATAATCGGGTTATCTCCAGTGATTCTTGGAAGACTCTTAATCAAGCTTCCATTTACATCAAATATGTCAATCACATGAACAATTAGACCCTTAGCTTTTTGAATTGAGCTAACCATCTTCAAATACTCATCATCTTTCATGGAAACATCCTGAATTTCATTATAATGCTTTAAGCGAAAGCATCGTTTACACAAAACTGTTTCTTTATCTAATGATGATTTTGGTGTATATCCGAGTTTGTCCGGATCGTCCGTTTGAATAAGGACTCCACACCCTTGACAATAAATCTTTTCCAAACTTATTCCTCCCAACTTATTTTACCCTTTTTTCGGAAATAATTTAAAATTATCCGTTCAATCCTACGATTTATTTTCGTTATTTTACCATCTGTTTGTACAATGGGAACTACTAATATAGTATAGAATCCTGCTGTATTGCCGCCCAGTA of Oceanobacillus zhaokaii contains these proteins:
- a CDS encoding YqzM family protein; this encodes MNEFERDPQSRNNDVVDSIHGFVWPFLFFVFIFAIGVVISVFGQ
- the rpsT gene encoding 30S ribosomal protein S20, whose protein sequence is MANIKSAIKRVDINEKKRVLNQSKKSEMRSAIKNVEKLVEANDVENAKVALKNTIKQIDKAVQKGLIQQNSGNRQKSRLTKKVNNLGA
- the yqeH gene encoding ribosome biogenesis GTPase YqeH, which codes for MEKIYCQGCGVLIQTDDPDKLGYTPKSSLDKETVLCKRCFRLKHYNEIQDVSMKDDEYLKMVSSIQKAKGLIVHVIDIFDVNGSLIKSLPRITGDNPIILVGNKMDLLPKSTNHRRLMQWLRTQAKEAGIKLLDVFLISSVKGHGIEELMGEIEHYRNNQDVYIVGTTNVGKSTFINKLIKHTTGFNDVITTSYFPGTTLGFIEIPLDDDSSLIDTPGIVNKQQIAHYISKEDLKLITPKSEIKARIYQLNSGQTLFFGGLARVDFIKGDRQSLVCYFSNELPIHRTKVEKADELYENHVGELLSPPNEKSLSRLPKLTESTFRISGEKTDIVFPGLGWVSISQDATIVAHSPKGVAVSIRKSLL
- the aroE gene encoding shikimate dehydrogenase, translated to MGFQFELIGFPIKHSISPWIHEQFFKRSKLQGTYIKNEIDLEADFAERIMNMKAKEIDGFNITVPYKQKIIPFLDELDVIAQKMGAVNTVVNRNGIWKGYNTDGRGYLRSLESKFSNFGHDKSIRILILGAGGAARGIFCAFTEERFMHIDIANRTMASAEDIAMLATDDTTTKILSLEEAEQSINQYDLIIQTTSVGMKPRTDQSIISLEGLNKPVIVSDIVYQPLKTNFLMQAEAACAQIHFGHTMLLYQAQLAFEIWTGQRVSTENMDEELQLILEGR
- the holA gene encoding DNA polymerase III subunit delta, with the translated sequence MSFMEVMKQVKKQQIAPVYFLYGSEAYFLDRLRMQLIANILKDNPENLFIYDLEETSIQEVIADAETYPFFGGQKLIIATNPVFLKAKPDKLPFEHDLEALSRYISNPVDYSILVLIAPYEKIDERKKLSKLLKNNTVVANCEPIKDSEVAKWIKMLADDLKITLDKDIYDLIETELSTNLRLLKEELEKLALYVGENGIVTIEVAEKLIAPTSNSSALRLVDAVIEKNLHKAISIFKDLEKMKEEPIALIGLLAFQFRTILRVKLLKLKGYSQFQMQKQLGLHPYVIKIAMSRENKFSTKKLEGIMIRLADADQIMKQGKMEKELAFELLLFDLIS
- a CDS encoding ComEC/Rec2 family competence protein, whose translation is MLEDFEVEKIIVSDYFKLPNEDLQQFKKHNISIEQVNRDDSIVIQGQKFHVIAPNKNHYSNNENSLVLYTELGGNNWLFTGDISKSQEKEIMDAYPNLRADVLKVAHHGSNTSSDKGFLDQLKPDVGLISVGENNMYGHPTSEVLADLKEKGIYILRTDMDGAVQYRFNGRDGTFFTFLP
- a CDS encoding class I SAM-dependent DNA methyltransferase — protein: MAYQQMAYVYDKLMRDAPYDAWIDFTIDAIQKSGKQVKVIADLGCGTGEITIKLAERDYVMTGVDYSSDMLAYAEHKASGRDVSIQWLHQDLKELEGLTNLDAAISFCDVMNYITTEDDIKEVFVRVAKALKAGGLFLFDVHALKHIENNYVNQTFADVTDDTSYIWFCSGGDEPGEMFHELTFFSLEGDHYARFDEYHHQRTYSVNFYKKLLEAAGFGKINIYADFSLKEHNINEQSERIFFIAEKRS
- the rsfS gene encoding ribosome silencing factor, whose translation is MKNHELVQLIAEASDDKRAEEIIALDMKEVSLIADYFLICHGNTERQVQAIARGIQDRVEEEGIHVKRMEGFEQARWVLVDIGDVVCHIFHKEERSYYNLERLWGDAARVPLQIGQEG
- the yqeK gene encoding bis(5'-nucleosyl)-tetraphosphatase (symmetrical) YqeK, which codes for MDKNEAINIVKPHLTKARMEHTLRVAETAVKLANRFGESAEKAELAAIFHDYAKYRSLDEMARWIKESTLPKDLLDYHHELWHGPVGSLLIEREHGITDADIKNAIHYHTTGRANMSKFEMIIYLADYIEPGRSFPGLDEVREVAEQDLLHACFLVSKNTINYLMKKNVTIYPDSFYAYNDFTKKAQAAV
- a CDS encoding helix-hairpin-helix domain-containing protein, translated to MIENIKRYAFFVIVVLIIILFFFFTDDTEEVEDELNAVNLAENSQPDENLLSADPAVNENSFAVIDVKGAVLKPGVYEISLDSRVNDVILKAGGFTADADQTGVNLAQKVQDEMILVIPKIGEQTALAASSSDDSGKVRINYATQEEIENLNGIGPSKAQAIIAHRDEHGFFQTVEDLLEVSGIGEKTLENMKDSIQVP
- the yhbY gene encoding ribosome assembly RNA-binding protein YhbY, translated to MLTGKQKRFLRSKAHHLKPIFQVGKEGVNENMVKQIGEALEKRELLKVSILQNCADDKNTVATQLSEGTAAEVVQIIGNNIVLYRESEEHKEIQLP
- a CDS encoding ComE operon protein 2, with the translated sequence MERISWDQYFMAQSHLLALRSTCTRLMVGATIVRDNRIIAGGYNGSVSGSVHCIDDGCYVIDGHCVRTVHAEANALLQCAKFGVPTENASIYVTHFPCLQCCKQLIQSGINSVYYAEDYRNHPYAVELFQEAGVKTEKVQLNYLAVDTNYQEKAALVTRLIDKLDDSIVDKEEVAGFKKEAENLFSNK
- a CDS encoding nicotinate-nucleotide adenylyltransferase, with the protein product MRRIGILGGTFDPPHLGHLLIAEEVRLTLELEEIWFIPTYTPPHKNETKTSATDRINMLDQALDSNPFFKINSIEIERLGKSYTFDTMRTLTNEFPDDKFYFIIGADMVEYLPHWHRIDELVSVVQFVGVKRSGYKLKTEYPVIEVDIPLIDISSSMLRKRLRSHQSVKYLVPDVVTNYIRENKLYGQK
- a CDS encoding ComEC/Rec2 family competence protein codes for the protein MKGYWHIAAISVAIACLTVQFHLIFSIGFFLWVGYLYFDGRLTKIHVLFSLTIFLFFLSYLPQFDKQEDHTALIPVGYELLKGSIRSDILITDNRVEFTFHEQQLESKLLVVIFPKPNTNQADFKNEIKILKHGATCVINGELEHPSTSRNPGQFDYRAYLLSKGITHQVIVDLPSDIKCHGASFINRFYKVRSNLISFVESKVSLETSSWLTSLVLGDDSKLPDETVDLFQRWGLSHIIAISGSNIALLLTLIYFLLIKLNLFTKEKAQFIVLLFLPVYGILAGGEPSVWRACMMVMIFILINQFKLKFSIIDVLSITFIFLILADKYIIHHIGFQLSFLVTFGLLLSKNWLANSNSLLMQTLQISFVSQMMIIPLQFTYFSMLQPLSILLNVIVVPYFSIFAIPLMYILLPISFLPKAFPHIIDILFVKVHYSVINFVRWVDQVADSPFIIGSVSTIFAIIYFILFFVFMDQLARQKLQQSFMIGIFLPILICVAALRPYFSPFGTVTMLDIGQGDAFVIELPYRKGVIMIDAGAKFNFEDMQATDSISEEIIKPYFYSRGIKKLMRYF